From the Anopheles merus strain MAF chromosome 2L, AmerM5.1, whole genome shotgun sequence genome, the window agctatctgttctccttgaatcaaaaagttgaaagatttcgaagagaacccgttacagccgtgaaagtttcggttgaaatctttattcgccttctaaggcgactaaggccttaaatgccttctgaatgccttcaaagccgtttaatgctggtagggtaatacatacaataaaggattttggtttcgattagtcgctaattttgtaatgataGGTATAGCAATGCTTGTagttatatttaaaaaaaccatTCCAAAAGTTTTCTAGCTCTTAATATTCTTCTAAAGCCACATAGATAGAAATGAATGCCCCGACAGTCGGAAAGACATAGCGGTGTATTAGTGTCAGTTCATCTAATTGCTATGCAATCAATTTATGTAACTAAAAGCCATACTTCATAAATTTCTAACATAAAAAGAAGTATTGTTAttatcccaagtgccacaaaaccactaaacgaccactaaacggcttctaaacgactcaagttctctacctaaacggaatatagaaagacttcgtttagcagacgccaaacgactcatgcattctaaaaatagcaaaaaagctggtggcgctatctgttggtgggataccccaaccagttgagcttcatcgcttggaggagagctttctcatttcctctgtactgttgtatggtttcgcattgaagttatgcatcgctagaactagaacggcgatacgattgtttaaatactaaactccaacggaaaccaccagcactgaagcaagtgagatttgagcaatggtcattggtgttgatacccacgtatctaaccacacgaccatttatatagatttttgctcagaaaattagaaggctatataggtcataataaaatgcaacttgtcgaaacacattgcaagaaaaggatagcaatataatgatgagttgtaatacgccatctattgatcaaaccaatgaagctgtggagctttcatttttttttctatggatattcaattttccagtcgtttaagcttaatctgtggcgcttgggatagCTTCATAGAATAAGTAAAATACGACATTTTTTTACCAATAAATATACGAATTCCCTTCtaaaatgtattacctacccgggtaggtggtcataaagatgagggtgtatttttggtcatagaaacgaaggttaacctttaagttggcaaccggatacccgggtatttttttcaacttcgaactgcaataacttttgattcattgcttttattaacCTAAAATTTTCCGTAGtctctcaacttttaatttatgattttttgatgcataaattgtaattttaattagcctgtaagtattttttttaattttttttaaactttaccacgtaagttggcaaccagcatatccgggtattccatacattttgtatggagaatgacgtttctcttcttcctcttttcgtattgtgcttattttcgagtcaaattcaagcgattccaaatttcaatttgaacgttatttttataataaaatgaaaaaaaaacttaatgaataaatgaaatagaagagaatatctGGTctgcattacttgcttacagcattaaaatatataaagcattgtttacctatgaaaatcgttaattttttgcatcaaaacgtatggaatacccgggtatgccggttgccaacttatgtgtgtaaatctggttgccaactctacggttaaacgcgctaataatcaccttctaaataaacacaccttgatgtcaagtcgagaaatgtcattttgctcCTAACAACTTCACCTTGTCATATTAAAACACCTTGTTCTTAATACATTTATCTTGATACGCGGGTTCTATACCGACCAGCGTTCAGAAGGGCTATGAAACAATTTGGCTTCTTAAGGCGAAAGGCCATGggagtgacaaaatgctgacaaaattttcaaatcGTGAgcttttgtaacttttttgagcttttttttagcagccaggaaataaagttgacaaaagttgacaaaaaggGACAAAATATGACGTTCGCGAAAAAGCGTAAACAATCAACTATTTGGCACAGTTGTGACCCATTGCTATGATAATAGTGCTAAAATGCATGTTTCTAATTGATGTATGATTCTAATTGATTCTGATGATGTGTGACCTATTTAGTACTtattaaccgtagagttgacAACCAGATTTACGCTATTAATGCCGTAAGCAAGTAATatcgaccatatattctcttctatttcatttattcattaagtttttttttcattttattattaaaaaaacggtaacattgaaatttgaaatcgCTTGAATTTTACTCGAagataagcacaatacgaaaaaaggaagaagagaaacgtcattctccatacaaaatgtatggaatacccggatATGCTgcttgccaacttacgtggtaaagttaaaaaaaattaaaataaaatacttacagacTGTTTATAATTACAATTTATAcaccaaaaaatcagaaattaaaagttgggaggctacggaaaatttcaggtcaataaaagcaatgaatcaaaagttattgcagttcgaagttgaaaaaaatacccgggtatctggttgccaacttaaaggttaaacaaaatattgataatattcagatgttggagctttttgtcgttcttgtgtatgtttggtgcggccacgagaaaagctcATTTTCGCAgttgacaagcaattttgacgaagttgacatttttttcaacattttgtcaCCTCCGTGGCCATGCGCTATTTTATCTTTCTTGATTGACATGTAGCATATGCCATTGCTGAGAATACGTTCCAGATTAATGATCAACTTATAATAATTTTTGTTGAAACGAAGCTTTAGTATGGATAAAATTTCATTTGATCTTACGGATGAAGGGTCATCATTGAATTGTAGTGCAGATAATACTGTGAATAGATCGGATAGCGCATGTCCCTCCTCGGTTAGAGGGAAACCTAAATCGGGTAGGATATGGAAATCCCAAAAGACACGGTAGGTAATAAACATGGATGTGCTACTTGGAAATATAATACGCATATATCTGCATATTCTTTAGATTTTCTTCTATTAAGAAAAGTGTACAATGTAAGAAGTCATCACAGCAACACGCATTTCGAGAAGAAATCAAGCATATCAAAGAATTATCACGATCTATAAAAGAAACAAGGCGACGTGAAAATGATATCAAACGTTTGAGACGCGAAGAAAACAAGCGCAGAAGGATTGAAAATGAACGCAAGTCGGAAATCGTACAAGTTATTAAAAATCCTGCCAAAATCAAAAGAATGAGAAAGAAACAACTACGAATGATTGATAGACGGGACATCAGTAAATTAAATGTCGTCTAATGCATTACCCAAGACAATAAACTATTGAACCGTTATGTAGCTACcgtgttttatttaattactaTCCGAAAACATCGAACCTGCATCTAGTCTGACAAGGAAATAAGAAATTCAAGAAGAGCATTCCACTCAAATCCATCCTTTTTTTCACGAAGGCTGATGTTACTGGTTTTGCTCGCCACATTAAACAACTTTTTGAACGGAGCATACGAATTCAGGGTCAATCGATCGCCTATAATGATAAGTTTCTCCTTGGCTCTTGTAATTGCAACAGTCAATCGGCTTTTATCGCTTAATATTCCGTAACCGTGAGAGCTCTGTTCTTTTCCTTTGTTAATCCAGGTATCATCTGATAaatttgatgattttgtgCACGAAAATAGTATTATCTGCAAAAAAATAAGACATTTACACACAAGTCATGATGAAGAGTTCTTCGTATACTGTACCTTTTTATCCTTTCCTTGAAATTGATCTATAGTGTTGACTTCAATATTGCAAATGTAATTCAATTGCTCAACATTTTCCTTCGTATATATTAGGTTATGATTTGAACATGAAGAGTGATgagagattttttgtttttgaaataatttctTCAGGTGTTTTCGTATTAATTCCACCTGTGCTCGAAATGGTGCAAGAATACCTATTGATTCAGGTTCAACGCCAGCTTGAAGGAAAGCCCAACTAACGTATACGACAATGGCTATTTCCGAAACGTTTGTGCAGTTCGTTACGTTTTTACTTAGATCATCTGTGATGCTAATCGatatttcattcaattttctaTAGTTTAGGTTCATTTGATATGTGTTACCAGTGTCCACTAAGACTACTGATAAGTCAATTTGATTGGATATCATTTTCATTAGCCACCTTTCTACTTCATATATCCTACGTATATTTTCCAGCTTCGGAAGGTTAATGGTGTTATTTTCCACAATATCATTTCCACATATTAATTTACCGTTATAAGCAAACTCGTTAGCCAATTTTGTCAAGACACGATTCATTCGATACTGTGTTGGAAGTATGTAAAAGGAACCTTCTTGGTCCAATCTGTGAAACATACTTTCAGATGCGCCGAGGGAGCTGAAACAGATataaatgcattttaaaatactGTATGTTGAACAAGATGCAAATtattcttctccttctttggCACatcaaccgctgtcggtcaaggcctgcctatacccactagtgaagtgggcttggctttcagtgacttattgttaccatagtaggatagtcagtcctacgtatggaggcacggtctattcgggacttgaacccatgacgggtatgttgttaagacgtacgagttgacgactgtaccaccagaccggcttaatattacaatttttaaaataaattatttttaaagcatTACCGTGCTTCAACAGATTTGATCACAGGAGGCAGTTGTTCTGGATCGCCTACTAATAGAAATCGTTTGCTACGTAACAATGGTCGAATGAGGCTAGGTTGAAAAACTTGAGTCGCTTCATCCACAATACAAAAGTCAAAGATGCGTTTATTAATCAGCGGATGATCGGTTCCTTGGCACGTTACTCCAACAATTTtctgtaaaaataaacaatatttaattaaaaagctaATGGGGTTTGTATATTTCTTACATACGTATTGTTCATATACTTCACTCAGTTTTTCCGGAGAATCGCAATGCTCAGTTACAATAGCTTCTGCAGATGATGCTACAGCTGGATCGATACGATCTATTGATCCAAGTCGAATAAACTTTAGATCTTGAAAAGGCAATAGGCGCTTCAGTACATTATCAACAGCAGAATGTGTATTACTAGTCAGTAGTATAGAATGGCCTAAGAGCGATAACAATCTGATCAATCCAACAATTGTTTGAGTTTTCCCAGTTCCAGGTAAACCCTTTAATAAGCAGTAGGATTTTGTAGCAGCGGCCTTAAGGGCTGCGTTTTTCTGATGACGGTTCAACTTTTTCAGGATTTCCTTGGCCTTTGGAATCATAGATTTTGAGAGAAATCCATCTGAGAATGTTGGCTTTTCACGATCAATAATAATCCtagaatgaaattttaatgaaattcatcGTAACATACGCCAAATTAGAGATAATTATTTACCTGCGATACTGCGAGCAACGGTCATCGTTATAGAGAAGCAATGCTAAGTTGGATAAATTAAATGTGGATTTATAGAGATTATTTTGATCTAATATAAAGGTTTCAGCTCCATAATTAGTGGACAAATCCCGTTCAATAGAGACAACAATTTCGTTACTAGCATGACTAATTATGTATCCAGAAGCTACGGCAATCCGTTTAGAAGTACTACAAATAATATAGTCACCAACTTGAAAATTATCCAAAGCTTTAGGTAATTTGCTACTTGCTGCTTCTAATTTGAAAGTATGAAAATATAAGTCATCCACGATACGCACAGGAGAGACTAAAATCAGCCCATAAATGCATCTTCCTGTTTCTGCACGTTCCTTTGGGGATGAATTCCAGATGTTTTGTACGTTGTGCGCTGAGAACGGTGGAATAtggttaatttaattttctggTGCTGGCGCTTAAACTCTACTTACATTGTAGTGTCTCGTCATGAGTTTCCAAGTATATAAGACCGGACCATTGAATGAAGTAATCGACGTCTTTAGTTCTTAGATGGCCACATGCTTCTTCTGCAAGTATTGACAATCCACAATTTGTTAAGGTGCCTTCACGTTCGCTTTTCAACAATGTTATGCAAACTGTGTTATATGGACATTTGGCACAAGCTCGTTCGTTATTGATAGGGTCTGGTAATATAGGCTTCATCGCAAACGATCCATTTTGAGTTAAATCATCTTTTACCATCCATTTGCTTAGGGACCGTGCAACTTCATTTCGCAGAATGATCAAATCGCGCTTCATGTTGCGATTTGCAGTTACACGACTACATTTTCCCTCTTTCAAGTACAGGAGTAATCCAGCGTCTACCTCATGTCCAACAAGATTCATCATCATTTGATACAACGCCAGCTGGCCAAGGTGTTCAAATGAATAACTAGCTCGACCTGTTTTCAATTCTAAAGGCATAATTTCAAACGTTTTCTTTGTCGCATCTCTTGATACGGAAACTGTTGCATCAATTCTGCCTTTAACTCCCAAATGATGGCACCAAATATTTTCCTCGATATCATTAACATCACAGATGGCAATTGTTTCAGTATCAGTTTGTATAGAACTGTGATGAAAGTATTTGTTTAAGAACGTCTCGATTTCATTAAGATATGGACCCAGTAAGCTGAACGCTTCCTTCGTGCTTAAGTTAACTTCATAAAGAGATGAAATAACCTTTTTAGTCTTCATAACTTTTCTTGCAATAGTTTCTACATGAGTTAGTACTTTACAAGACTTGTCCAAAAGGCACTGTTGGAAAATGTAATGCACCACGGTTCCAATAACCATCTAATGAGGAATACAGatttaaagaaaaatgcattaaattatgaaattaaTGTTGAGTAATTTCGCACAAACCTGTGTGTTCTCCGATTCCGACATACGAAACAGCTCCTGTAAGACTCCGCGCCGATGACAGAATAATGATCCCACTACAGTAGTGCCTGAAACGAGTCTATCAGGATCCGTGACAAAAAATCCGAAATCTGCGTTGACTACAAAATGGCTTGATGATGGACTAACTTTCATGGCCAACACTGATACTATCAAGCCCTGAGAGATGCATTGAATCATATTCCTGTAATATAGGAGACTTTGCTGAATTCAGTTGATTTTTCGTTTGTGCATAATTACCAAGGAGGAAAAAGCTGACAAATAGCTTTTTCTTCGGAATGAGAATCTTGCAATGATACTTTAATGGTTCCATTCTCAAGTTGTTCAATTGTCAAGATACTGCATCTTTTCCATGTAGTTAGGTCTAAGGTGAAGTgctttaaaaataatcattcggtaaaaaatttatgaaaatttaatattatttcaacaaacaaaatcgttaCCTGATGTACAGTGTTACAGTGCATATCGTCCCATTCTTCATCCCAATTTATAAGAGAACAGACATTATTATCGTTATCAGAACAATCTTTCGATGCCGTTTCGACAGCGGTAACGACATTAGAAACGTTTAATTTCCAGTGCTTCTCCTCTAATCCCGCATCAATTTTGGGAGATTCGTTGTTTGAGGAACATCTCCTTTTCATCCTTTCCGTGAGTTATCAgttgatatatatatatatatatggaaatatatatatatatttagatatgtatgtgtatatgtttatatTTGTATAACTGAGATAAGCAAAATGAACAATTTAAAGATACGTATCACAACAACTCAGCCCGTCACTGAACATAATGAATTGTCCGCCAAAAATAATACGCCTGagccaaggtggattaaaaatatcaggtggtggataaGGGTTTTTGaggggtcgccatagttgagggactttacgtcattttaaaaccgttaaccaaTGGTTTCCGCTCACAAAGCATATCAAATAGAAAAGATTTCTTTGTTACTACGTGCAATTTTATgtttctattgattttatcgaaaagATGAGATGTATTAACTAAagatttgattatttgtttatgcacgaaatgtaaaatcatgtgagtaagGGCCGTGTCTGTGCTTCGTCGCATGCGATTCTGGcgcacgtgctgtcaaacgctttttcgaTTCATGTTACGATTAATTAATGGTTTTAATAGTTtaacgattatgaaaaattagtTTGTCGTTGTTCCTTCAAAACACCACGCATATAGATTTACAGATAACATCGGATGCGGCGttcgacgaaatcgcacgtccgacgttatttgtcaaattccatataaAATGttgacaggccttccgataaaatcgcatccgatggagcacagacacgggcctaagTGTTCGAATCTCACGTAAATTGTCCGTGCTGCTCGTATATAATGAGTAATTAACGTgaaaattgcacaaaaaaataatatcttagtttttatcctcaaaaatgtcgaaaaaaacaatgaatcaTAGAATAAATTTACGGAATAACACGAAAGAACACACTTAAATCTATGTTTAAATGTTAAATACGAACTCGTAAAGCcctaaatatatatttaaagaatatttaatcgaaaaaatgtggtagataaattaaatgaaccattttaaaaaatgtaaacaaagtttgaatcctggggaccttacgtcaagcgacgaattgtcaaaatgcactagattccatcacctgatatttttaaatccaacGTGGTTTGACAGCAGGCGGAATTTAAAAATCTGACaatattaatacacgatgcgcaatctcagattgcgcatatattcgttttatcaaaatatatgtcatttcgcgtagccaaccctgagctataaacgtcatttccatgcaatttcagattgcgccaacccaagtgccacaaatccactaaacgaccactaaacggcttctaaacgactcaagttctctacctaaacggaatatagaaagacttcgtttagcagacggcaaacgactcattcattctaaaaaaagcaaaaaagctggtggcgctctctgttggtgggataccccaaccagttgagcttcatcgcttggaggagagctttctcatttcctctgtactgttgtatggttttgcattgaagttatgcatcgctagaactagaacggcgatacaattgtttaattactaaactccaacggaaaccaccagtactgaagcaagtgagatttgagtaatggtcgttggtgttgatacccacgtatctgaccacacgaccattcacatagatttttgctcagaaagttagaaggctatataggtcatgataagatgaaacttgtcgaaacacattgcaagaacaggatagcaatataatgatgagttgtaatacgccatctattgatcaaaccaatgaagctgtggagctttcatttttttatatggatattcaattttccagtcgtttaagcttaatatgtggcgcttgggaagattgcgcataaattttcaagattatatgtccgagatatataattttttttttgacagataaatatatcaaaccgacccgtttgacagataaatatatgcgcaatctgagattgcgcatcgtctattgctacggtgAAGAATGTATTAAAGACGTGCAACATACAGTTTTCTTAATTATTAGAGCAATTTTGCtgtgaaaattttgtaaagagctgaaaaaaacattttttacattttgtaattttttcgaaaaaatcCGTTCTACTTTGAAAAGCTATATCTAAAAAACGGTAGTGAGTTGTACCAATCTATGCACAGTTATAGAAACTGCAttagtttgtttaattttcatcaaaatattgcatcgatattggatgacgcattcaaaagttataacccaaatagccagctcgtactttatagctgatttagggctgtttaacgaaaaatcgttccgatgtcgtactttatggctgattaagagatagacggtactttgcggaactacggagctttttaacaggcacatggtactctcaGGAACCTTGTAGCTGATTAGCCtgatgtgtagggttcatgatggaacttaaaggcttgttaagaaagcgtaccaaacttggtggaactttatagctttttaatgcatgacatcggtacgagatggctcttgtcaaattgTCAAAGTgtgacgccgtcaatcatctcattgctgctgcacaagtttcgtttcgttaattgaagaaggGATTTTTAGGGAAGTGATTGTGACtgtacagtaaattgtgatacatttcgtgtaatttattaatattaaggattcaaacatacatacatgtacacaaacaaaacaaatcctgttgtttatttcatcgatgacgcttgcttgaaaataaaacacaaagaaaaacaatccccGGCACCgtagcataaggaagctgcttaggcgctattTAAAAGGACCGCCTGGAACTtcgatgctgtttatctactgcaaaaggcgaattcaagcagcgatctttagcatgccaaaatgagctgcttaagcaattctggctatttgggaagccTCCAAAGTCGATGACTACCCGGGTAGCCCGGATGCctggaatatgatttttttggttgccAGTGACAGGGTTAAAATCGTCCCGCTGGGCAAAGCGATGGAAGAAATCATTGCCTTTCGTGcattttctcatgccttctttttccctccacggcaaatttgtcaagcaactTGTTTAGCTATCTGTCGCTGGCTCGGCTTCAAGGCCTCGATACACGACCTGAAAACTCGAGGCGAAAACTCAAAATTGTGAAATCTTTACGTCAAAAAGTTTACGGGTCGTGTAGCCGCGTCTTGTGTACCACCATGCACACAAAactacaggcggtccccgagatacacggttaatggggaccgaaaacgaccgcaaaataccgcgtatctcgaatttccgcgtaagtcgaatctcgtgatttccagccaaaatatcactaattttcgtgcaattttgcaagtagggagtggttttcgccaccaaattaattatttgacatgtttctactgaattgaacaattttaaacctttttaaatagtattttaaaattgtatttatttaagcAAAAACGATATGCGACTTGTCGCTACAAAAGTACAGGAAAGAAGAAGTTCAATGAATCAAGATTAACGGCATGACTGCCAACCTAAAAGAGAGAAATGCGTTCCCAATGAACAAAGTCCAAATGTCAAAGTGACATCCGAATAAGCAATAGTTAAGCAGAGGTTGCTAACTTTAACACCCCCACTCAACCGATGCACCTTGCCAAACCTATGGCTAAACAGTTTCGCTGAAACGTTGCAGTCGGTAGTCCCTTTGTCAGCATATCTGCCTGCTGGTTCGCTGTCGGGATATCCTTGAGGACAATCTGTCTATCCTTCACCAAGTCTTTCAAGAAGAACAGCTTAACATCAACATGTTTCAGCCTTCCCAGTCCCTTGGGGTCTTTCACGATGCTCATCGCTGACTGGTTATCTTCGAAATAGGTCACTGGAAAATCCACCTTGCAGCCAAGGTCATAAAGCAGACGCGACATCCACACCCCATGACGAACAGCAACACATAGAGCCGTCAATTCAGCTTCCGTCGAAGACAGCGCCACGGTTtgttcccaagcgccacagattaagcttaaacgactggaaaattgaatatccataggaaaaaaatgaaagcttcacagcttcattagtttgatcaatagatggcgtattacaactcatcattatattgctatccttttcttgcaatgtgtttcgactgTTGGGAAGGAATGACTAGCTACCTTGAAACATGTATGCACCTTGTTGAGatgtcaaaacaaaaaggaataagaataaaaacaacTCTCTTGAACTTCGACCAGCAAAGAAAGTAGTTGTGCGTCGCTTCTCGTCTGGCATCCGAAATACAtgaaaataccaaataatcatcaggttatgggcccagtgCATCCCACCGTATCCCAGGTATCCCAGTAATCCGATAGTTGCTTTAATTTCACAAGGAATTCACCAAGGTAAAAGGTGTGTATTTAGCTGTGAAATTGTTCCCGGTGTGTCGCTGGCATTGTGCGTTGTTCCGTGATCGTGAAACGCTACAAGATGGCTGCCGAAGGCTTGAAAGCTTGTTTTACAAAGCTGAATGCTACAAATTATGTGGCATGGAAATTTCGGATGCAAACGCTGTTAGAACGAGAAGAAGTATGGGACGTTATCGAAAAAGAATGTCCGGTTCAAGAAAGTGCAGAGTTCGTATCTTGGAAAAAGATGGATCGAAAGGCTCGAAATACGATCGCTATGCTCGTGGAGGATAATCAGTTGCGTTTTATCAAAAAGGCTGAGACTGCTTTCGAAATGTGGGAGAACCTACGTGCCTATCATGAAAAGGCAACGATAAGCAACCAAGCGATGCTTCTTCAGCAGCTGTGTTCGACAAATCTGGCTGAAGATGGTGATATGGAGCAACACATTGAGCATGTAGAGGATTTGTATGAGCGATTAGACAATAGCGGTGTCGAGATCAGTGAACTGCTGCGAATAATAATGTTGTTACGATCTTTGCCACCATCGTACAGCAGTTTTGTTACGTCGTTGGAAAATCGGCCACAGGAGGATTTAACTATGGATATAGTTTTGGGCCGTTTGCGGGATGAAAGCTTGAAACGACAAAATCAGGATGGAGTTGGCAATAACGCAGTAAAGGCGTTGAAAGCAGAAGtaaagaataaaaatgaaaagatgAAGTGCTTCTTTTGCAACCAGTCGGGTCATTTCCGCAGAAACTGCCGAAAGTTTCTAGagtcgaagaagaagaacgcaAGTTCTGCACAGCAAGCGAGACAAACAGATGCTAGGCAAATCCCCGATGACGCTCATGCTAACGTATGCGATACGGTTTGTTTCATGGCAGGTGAAGTAATTCCTGGAGCTTGGACTGTGGATAGTGGCTGTACTTGTCACATGACGAATGACCGTAATTTCTTTACTGAATTTAAAAGTGATATTTTCACTGATGTGATGTTAGCCgatggaaagaaaacaaaatcgacaGGTCGAGGTAGCGGAGTGATTTTCGGTCTGAATGACGCAGGAAAGCGGGTCGCGATAAAAATCGACAATGTACTGTATGTTCCTGGCTTGGAAGGTGGTTTGATTTCAGTCAGAAGATTAGTCATGAAAGGTTTCAATGTTGTATTTGAAGGGAACGCATGTAAGATCGCTTCCGACAAGGGCAATGTCGTCGCTGTTGGTGAAATACAAGGCAATTTGTACAAATTGAAAATGGCTGAGCAGTGCAAGGTAGC encodes:
- the LOC121594712 gene encoding DNA replication ATP-dependent helicase/nuclease DNA2 isoform X1, with the protein product MKRRCSSNNESPKIDAGLEEKHWKLNVSNVVTAVETASKDCSDNDNNVCSLINWDEEWDDMHCNTVHQHFTLDLTTWKRCSILTIEQLENGTIKVSLQDSHSEEKAICQLFPPWNMIQCISQGLIVSVLAMKVSPSSSHFVVNADFGFFVTDPDRLVSGTTVVGSLFCHRRGVLQELFRMSESENTQMVIGTVVHYIFQQCLLDKSCKVLTHVETIARKVMKTKKVISSLYEVNLSTKEAFSLLGPYLNEIETFLNKYFHHSSIQTDTETIAICDVNDIEENIWCHHLGVKGRIDATVSVSRDATKKTFEIMPLELKTGRASYSFEHLGQLALYQMMMNLVGHEVDAGLLLYLKEGKCSRVTANRNMKRDLIILRNEVARSLSKWMVKDDLTQNGSFAMKPILPDPINNERACAKCPYNTVCITLLKSEREGTLTNCGLSILAEEACGHLRTKDVDYFIQWSGLIYLETHDETLQSHNVQNIWNSSPKERAETGRCIYGLILVSPVRIVDDLYFHTFKLEAASSKLPKALDNFQVGDYIICSTSKRIAVASGYIISHASNEIVVSIERDLSTNYGAETFILDQNNLYKSTFNLSNLALLLYNDDRCSQYRRIIIDREKPTFSDGFLSKSMIPKAKEILKKLNRHQKNAALKAAATKSYCLLKGLPGTGKTQTIVGLIRLLSLLGHSILLTSNTHSAVDNVLKRLLPFQDLKFIRLGSIDRIDPAVASSAEAIVTEHCDSPEKLSEVYEQYKIVGVTCQGTDHPLINKRIFDFCIVDEATQVFQPSLIRPLLRSKRFLLVGDPEQLPPVIKSVEARSLGASESMFHRLDQEGSFYILPTQYRMNRVLTKLANEFAYNGKLICGNDIVENNTINLPKLENIRRIYEVERWLMKMISNQIDLSVVLVDTGNTYQMNLNYRKLNEISISITDDLSKNVTNCTNVSEIAIVVYVSWAFLQAGVEPESIGILAPFRAQVELIRKHLKKLFQKQKISHHSSCSNHNLIYTKENVEQLNYICNIEVNTIDQFQGKDKKIILFSCTKSSNLSDDTWINKGKEQSSHGYGILSDKSRLTVAITRAKEKLIIIGDRLTLNSYAPFKKLFNVASKTSNISLREKKDGFEWNALLEFLISLSD
- the LOC121594712 gene encoding DNA replication ATP-dependent helicase/nuclease DNA2 isoform X4 — translated: MHLWADFSLSSLLLYNDDRCSQYRRIIIDREKPTFSDGFLSKSMIPKAKEILKKLNRHQKNAALKAAATKSYCLLKGLPGTGKTQTIVGLIRLLSLLGHSILLTSNTHSAVDNVLKRLLPFQDLKFIRLGSIDRIDPAVASSAEAIVTEHCDSPEKLSEVYEQYKIVGVTCQGTDHPLINKRIFDFCIVDEATQVFQPSLIRPLLRSKRFLLVGDPEQLPPVIKSVEARSLGASESMFHRLDQEGSFYILPTQYRMNRVLTKLANEFAYNGKLICGNDIVENNTINLPKLENIRRIYEVERWLMKMISNQIDLSVVLVDTGNTYQMNLNYRKLNEISISITDDLSKNVTNCTNVSEIAIVVYVSWAFLQAGVEPESIGILAPFRAQVELIRKHLKKLFQKQKISHHSSCSNHNLIYTKENVEQLNYICNIEVNTIDQFQGKDKKIILFSCTKSSNLSDDTWINKGKEQSSHGYGILSDKSRLTVAITRAKEKLIIIGDRLTLNSYAPFKKLFNVASKTSNISLREKKDGFEWNALLEFLISLSD
- the LOC121594712 gene encoding DNA replication ATP-dependent helicase/nuclease DNA2 isoform X5; the encoded protein is MKRRCSSNNESPKIDAGLEEKHWKLNVSNVVTAVETASKDCSDNDNNVCSLINWDEEWDDMHCNTVHQHFTLDLTTWKRCSILTIEQLENGTIKVSLQDSHSEEKAICQLFPPWNMIQCISQGLIVSVLAMKVSPSSSHFVVNADFGFFVTDPDRLVSGTTVVGSLFCHRRGVLQELFRMSESENTQMVIGTVVHYIFQQCLLDKSCKVLTHVETIARKVMKTKKVISSLYEVNLSTKEAFSLLGPYLNEIETFLNKYFHHSSIQTDTETIAICDVNDIEENIWCHHLGVKGRIDATVSVSRDATKKTFEIMPLELKTGRASYSFEHLGQLALYQMMMNLVGHEVDAGLLLYLKEGKCSRVTANRNMKRDLIILRNEVARSLSKWMVKDDLTQNGSFAMKPILPDPINNERACAKCPYNTVCITLLKSEREGTLTNCGLSILAEEACGHLRTKDVDYFIQWSGLIYLETHDETLQSHNVQNIWNSSPKERAETGRCIYGLILVSPHCFSITMTVARSIAGLLLIVKSQHSQMDFSQNL